From Primulina huaijiensis isolate GDHJ02 chromosome 15, ASM1229523v2, whole genome shotgun sequence, one genomic window encodes:
- the LOC140959443 gene encoding putative clathrin assembly protein At4g25940: MVGAKALDGEVVRVTEPVVARPKSVGTLPNLAGTRSKSVDSLEFGRFRLVNPILKLIVGKSYPWIVYAWDCSAWVRTYSLFLEERLECFRALNYDIESDRVSKSAPGVTKAYSKTRLLNTEELLDQLPALQQLLYRLVGCQPEGAACHNFLIQYALALVLKESFKIYCAINDGIINLVDMFFEMPKHNAVRALNIYKRAGQQAEHLANFYGSCRNLDLARTFQFPILRQPPPSFLATMEEYIKEAPQTGSLSQKRLEYRETEEEAEEPEEAAPMEKQVEEVDNKQEIVEILEEPEAKVEEEIEPLQLTQEPVDLLGLNEINPKAIELEQRNALALAIIQPGSDQLYTNSNALMEIGKSSGWELALVTAPSNINKPQPPETKMAGGFDKLLLDSLYEDNSSRRQLHLHNAGYSTGHGYEMAAQNVAFDQLHDPFAMSNSIAPPANVQMALMSQQEHMMMMNQQQMMQQYQHQQQNNMTMVPHNGYAAQYYQQPQQMGTSNPFGDPFSYPQSTLQHNGSHMLI; this comes from the exons ATGGTCGGAGCAAAGGCGTTGGACGGTGAAGTGGTGAGGGTCACGGAACCGGTGGTGGCACGGCCAAAATCGGTCGGAACACTACCTAATTTGGCCGGAACTCGCTCAAAATCGGTGGACTCACTTGAATTTGGGCGTTTCCGATTGGTTAATCCGATCCTGAAATTGATTGTTGGGAAAAGTTACCCATGGATCGTATATG CTTGGGATTGTTCTGCTTGGGTTCGAACGTATTCGCTCTTCCTCGAGGAGCGACTGGAGTGTTTTAGAGCTTTAAACTACGATATAGAGTCTGATAGAGTCTCAAAATCAGCTCCTGGAGTAACTAAG GCTTATAGCAAGACACGACTCTTGAACACTGAAGAGTTGCTGGATCAGCTACCTGCATTGCAACAACTTTTGTATCGACTTGTCGGTTGCCAG CCTGAAGGAGCAGCCTGTCACAATTTCCTCATCCAATATGCATTGGCCTTG GTTTTGAAAGAGAGCTTCAAGATATATTGTGCCATTAATGATGGGATTATTAATCTTGTTGACATG tTTTTCGAAATGCCTAAACATAATGCAGTCAGAGCTCTTAATATATACAAAAGAGCTGGACAACAG GCAGAACATCTAGCCAACTTTTACGGGTCCTGCAGAAATTTGGATCTTGCTCGAACTTTTCAGTTCCCCATTTTAAGACAG CCTCCACCTTCATTTCTTGCAACCATGGAGGAATACATAAAGGAAGCACCTCAGACAGGTTCTTTGTCTCAGAAGAGACTG GAATATCGTGAGACAGAAGAAGAGGCAGAAGAGCCCGAAGAAGCAGCTCCAATGGAAAAACAAGTCGAAGAAGTTGATAACAAACAAGAGATTGTTGAAATACTAGAAGAACCGGAGGCTAAggttgaagaagaaattgaacCACTACAATTAACCCAAGAACCTGTTGATCTACTG GGTTTGAATGAAATAAATCCAAAGGCCATTGAATTAGAACAAAGGAATGCATTGGCGCTCGCAATTATTCAACCTG ggAGTGATCAGCTGTATACGAATAGTAATGCATTAATGGAAATAGGAAAGAGTTCGGGATGGGAATTGGCTTTAGTCACAGCTCCAAGCAACATTAATAAACCCCAACCACCTGAAACCAAAATG GCTGGAGGGTTCGACAAGCTGTTACTCGACAGCTTGTACGAAGATAACTCGTCCAGGAGGCAACTACATCTGCACAACGCAGGTTACAGCACAGGCCACGGGTACGAAATGGCTGCACAGAATGTAGCATTCGATCAACTACACGATCCTTTCGCCATGTCAAACAGCATTGCACCTCCGGCAAATGTGCAGATGGCACTGATGTCTCAGCAAGAAcatatgatgatgatgaatCAACAGCAAATGATGCAGCAATACCAGCACCAGCAGCAAAATAATATGACGATGGTGCCGCATAACGGGTATGCAGCGCAGTATTATCA